From the Paludisphaera mucosa genome, one window contains:
- a CDS encoding VOC family protein — protein sequence MARNVTTFLMFEGAAEEAVNFYVSLFPGSEVVLLARYGAGEMGTEGSVQMMRFTLAGREYMAIDSPVKHAFGFTPAISLFVDCESREELEAVVARLSEGGMALMPLGEYGFSAAFAWLNDRYGVSWQLNLPFA from the coding sequence ATGGCCAGAAACGTCACGACGTTCCTGATGTTCGAGGGGGCGGCCGAGGAGGCGGTGAATTTCTACGTCTCGCTCTTCCCGGGCTCGGAGGTCGTCTTGCTCGCGCGCTACGGCGCGGGCGAGATGGGGACCGAGGGTTCGGTGCAGATGATGCGGTTCACGCTGGCCGGACGCGAGTACATGGCGATCGACAGCCCGGTGAAGCACGCGTTCGGCTTCACGCCGGCGATCAGCCTGTTCGTCGACTGCGAGAGCCGCGAGGAGCTGGAGGCCGTGGTCGCCCGGCTGTCCGAGGGGGGAATGGCGCTCATGCCGCTCGGCGAATACGGCTTCAGCGCGGCCTTCGCCTGGCTCAACGACCGCTACGGCGTCTCGTGGCAGTTGAACCTGCCGTTCGCTTGA
- a CDS encoding DUF1501 domain-containing protein: MGGSTMHLDRRGFLTFAGLSWLTPAAQLLAQQAEKTDGPAGSIILLWLAGGPSQLETFDPHPDARAAGGTKAVDTAVKGIQLASGYERLAEEMGSVSLVRSMTSKEGDHERGTYMLKTGYRPDPTVVHPSIGAICCHELPVGPTDVPRHVSILSAQWPGRGGYLGGEYDAFQVDDPKGNLPDVVAPVPAARDARRALDLDVVDRAFGRRRAVRVEATLHRQAVAAARVMMSSEQLKAFDVSQEPAATLAEYGDTPFGRGCLAARRLIEVGVRCVEVTLDGWDTHVNNHEIHRRQAGWLDPAFAALIRDLRRRKLLDRTVVLCCGEFGRTPHINPFAGRDHWTNGFSLALAGGGIRPGFALGETDPEGVKDPVRPTPVADVHATILTALGLDPARENIAPLTGRPVKLSEGHAIPELIG, from the coding sequence ATGGGGGGATCGACGATGCACCTCGACCGCCGAGGCTTCCTGACGTTCGCCGGGCTGAGCTGGCTGACGCCCGCGGCGCAACTCCTGGCGCAGCAGGCGGAGAAGACCGACGGGCCGGCCGGCTCGATCATCCTGCTCTGGCTCGCGGGCGGCCCCAGCCAGCTCGAAACCTTCGACCCCCACCCCGACGCCAGGGCGGCCGGCGGCACGAAAGCCGTCGACACGGCCGTGAAGGGGATCCAGCTCGCCTCCGGCTACGAGCGGCTGGCCGAGGAGATGGGCTCGGTCTCGCTGGTGCGGTCGATGACCAGCAAGGAGGGCGACCACGAGCGCGGGACGTACATGCTGAAGACCGGGTACCGCCCCGACCCCACGGTCGTCCACCCCTCCATCGGCGCGATCTGCTGCCACGAGCTGCCCGTCGGGCCGACCGACGTCCCGCGCCACGTCTCGATCCTGTCGGCCCAGTGGCCGGGCCGGGGCGGGTATCTGGGCGGCGAGTACGACGCCTTCCAGGTCGACGACCCCAAGGGGAACCTCCCCGACGTCGTCGCGCCGGTCCCCGCGGCGCGGGACGCGCGGCGGGCCCTGGACCTGGACGTGGTCGACCGGGCGTTCGGCCGCCGCCGCGCCGTGCGGGTGGAGGCGACGCTGCACCGCCAGGCCGTGGCGGCCGCCCGCGTGATGATGTCGTCCGAGCAGCTCAAGGCGTTCGACGTCTCGCAGGAGCCGGCCGCGACCCTGGCCGAGTACGGCGACACCCCCTTCGGACGGGGATGCCTGGCCGCCCGCCGGCTCATCGAGGTCGGCGTGCGCTGCGTCGAGGTCACCCTCGACGGCTGGGACACGCACGTCAACAACCATGAGATCCACCGCCGCCAGGCGGGCTGGCTCGACCCGGCGTTCGCGGCCCTGATCCGCGACCTGCGGCGTCGCAAGCTGCTCGACCGGACGGTCGTCCTCTGCTGCGGCGAGTTCGGCCGCACGCCCCACATCAACCCATTCGCCGGCCGCGACCACTGGACCAACGGCTTCAGCCTGGCCCTCGCCGGCGGCGGGATCCGCCCCGGCTTCGCACTCGGCGAGACCGACCCCGAAGGCGTCAAGGATCCCGTACGCCCCACGCCCGTCGCCGACGTCCACGCCACCATCCTCACCGCCCTGGGCCTCGACCCCGCCCGCGAGAACATCGCCCCCCTCACCGGCCGCCCCGTCAAGCTCAGCGAGGGCCACGCCATCCCCGAGCTCATCGGCTGA
- a CDS encoding dihydrodipicolinate synthase family protein, with the protein MPRVDLLTASGSVEAYAVRGVRSWSPPARPAFGRIAYSAAHVVADARSAVDPWVGAAVDWDATLRYREHLLSLGLGVAEAMDTAQRGMGLDWPTALELIERTVALAKNRPGARVASGVGTDQLAPRPGLTTADVIAAYEEQAAAVEAVGGRIILMASRALAAAARSPEDYEQAYGVILRQVREPVILHWLGPMFDPALAGYWGSDDLDAAMDVCLRIIGDHAAKVDGIKISLLDKEKEIAMRRRLPEGVKMYTGDDFHYPELIEGDGRGFSHALLGIFDAIAPAASAALQAMATGDVAEYRRILEPTVPLSRHVFAAPTRFYKSGVVFLAWLNGWQDHFVMVGGQQSARSALHYCELFRLADAAGLLDDPDRAASRMHTFLTVQGVSS; encoded by the coding sequence ATGCCCCGCGTCGACCTGCTGACCGCTTCCGGATCGGTCGAGGCTTACGCCGTGAGAGGCGTTCGATCGTGGTCGCCGCCGGCGCGGCCGGCGTTCGGCCGGATCGCCTACTCGGCGGCGCACGTGGTCGCCGACGCCCGAAGCGCCGTGGATCCGTGGGTCGGGGCGGCCGTCGACTGGGATGCCACGCTCCGGTATCGCGAGCATTTGCTCTCCCTCGGCCTGGGCGTGGCCGAGGCGATGGACACCGCCCAGCGCGGCATGGGCCTGGACTGGCCGACGGCGCTTGAACTCATCGAGCGGACCGTCGCCCTGGCGAAAAACCGGCCCGGCGCGCGGGTCGCCTCGGGCGTGGGGACCGACCAGCTCGCGCCTCGACCGGGCCTGACCACGGCCGACGTGATCGCCGCGTACGAGGAGCAGGCCGCGGCCGTCGAGGCCGTCGGCGGCCGGATCATCCTCATGGCCAGCCGGGCGCTCGCCGCCGCGGCCCGCTCGCCCGAGGACTACGAGCAGGCCTACGGCGTCATCCTGAGACAGGTCCGCGAGCCGGTCATCCTCCACTGGCTCGGCCCCATGTTCGACCCCGCGCTCGCCGGCTACTGGGGCTCGGACGACCTCGACGCGGCGATGGACGTCTGCCTGCGGATCATCGGCGACCACGCCGCGAAGGTCGACGGCATCAAGATATCCCTTCTCGACAAGGAGAAAGAAATCGCCATGCGTCGCCGCCTTCCCGAAGGCGTGAAGATGTACACGGGCGACGATTTCCACTACCCCGAGCTGATCGAGGGGGACGGACGGGGCTTCTCGCACGCCCTGCTAGGGATCTTCGACGCGATCGCGCCGGCGGCCTCGGCCGCGCTCCAGGCGATGGCGACGGGGGACGTCGCCGAGTATCGCCGGATCCTGGAGCCGACGGTTCCGCTGTCGCGCCACGTCTTCGCCGCCCCGACGCGGTTCTACAAGTCGGGCGTCGTCTTCCTCGCCTGGCTGAACGGCTGGCAGGACCACTTCGTCATGGTCGGCGGCCAGCAGAGCGCCCGCAGCGCCTTGCACTACTGCGAGCTGTTCCGCCTGGCCGACGCCGCGGGCCTGCTCGACGACCCCGACCGGGCGGCCTCGCGGATGCACACCTTCCTCACGGTTCAGGGGGTGAGTTCATGA
- a CDS encoding sugar phosphate isomerase/epimerase family protein: MSTSPPDPGRLSINTATVRALWDLGQILDGCARHGIRGVSPWRDQVREMGLKAAAARIHGHGFAVTGYCRGGMFPGATPAERLAARDDNRRAVDEALELGARCLVLVVGGLPRGSKDVAGARGQVRDGIGELLDFARPREMPLAIEPLHPMYAADRACVNTIGHANDLCDELGDAGLGIALDVYHVWWDPHLEREIARAGAKRLLAFHVCDWLVPTRDLLLDRGMMGDGVIDVPAIRAAVEAQGYGGFHEVEIFSAEDWWKRPPDEVLQTCIERHQTSC, from the coding sequence ATGAGCACGAGCCCCCCCGACCCCGGGCGGTTGTCGATCAACACGGCGACCGTCCGCGCCCTCTGGGACCTCGGGCAGATCCTCGACGGCTGCGCCCGGCACGGCATCCGGGGCGTCTCCCCCTGGCGCGATCAGGTGCGGGAGATGGGGCTCAAGGCGGCCGCCGCCCGGATTCACGGCCACGGCTTCGCGGTGACGGGCTATTGTCGCGGCGGCATGTTCCCTGGCGCGACCCCGGCCGAGCGCCTGGCCGCGCGCGACGACAACCGCCGTGCCGTCGACGAGGCCCTCGAACTCGGCGCCCGCTGCCTGGTGCTCGTCGTCGGCGGCCTGCCCAGGGGGTCGAAGGACGTCGCCGGCGCGCGCGGGCAGGTCCGCGACGGGATCGGCGAGTTGCTCGACTTCGCCCGCCCGCGCGAGATGCCGCTGGCGATCGAGCCCCTGCACCCGATGTACGCCGCCGATCGCGCGTGCGTCAACACGATCGGCCACGCCAACGACCTCTGCGACGAGCTGGGCGACGCCGGCCTGGGGATCGCGCTCGACGTCTATCACGTCTGGTGGGATCCGCACCTGGAGCGGGAGATCGCACGCGCCGGCGCGAAGCGGCTGCTGGCCTTCCACGTCTGCGACTGGCTCGTCCCCACCCGCGACCTGTTGCTCGACCGCGGCATGATGGGCGACGGCGTGATCGACGTCCCCGCGATCCGCGCCGCCGTCGAGGCCCAGGGCTACGGCGGCTTCCACGAGGTGGAGATCTTCTCCGCCGAGGACTGGTGGAAGCGACCCCCCGACGAAGTGTTGCAAACCTGCATCGAGCGGCATCAGACGAGCTGCTGA
- a CDS encoding DUF1549 domain-containing protein: protein MRLRDAGFLCVLIACVLAMGRGVIRSASPTRGVEAAPVVARPEVAARVDAAFREEWRKREVEPAAKAPDLALMRRLTLGLTGTVPSLEEIRRFEAAEPSTRVDAWLEELLRDRRSADYLAERFARAFVGVEDGPFVVFRRRRFTTWLSDALMANRPYSAIVRDLIADRGIWTDRPAVNFVSVTRDEKTERPDPERLAARVTRAFLGVRIDCAQCHDHPFQPWKQGDFRGLAAFFGGIRSNLRGVSDGEIDYHPLDRKTKEPTDVAAAVPSNPELLPAEGPPRDRLAAWVVDPRNPYFAKAAVNRVWAILVGRPLVDPIDDIPSVAEAPAALDLLAADFVAHGYDLRRLIRAIVATEAYRLDSIDLPEESAAPNDETWAAFPMSRLRPEQVSGAVGQSASLATLGPRTPWVARFIAYNEGNDFVRRYGDAGEDEFAPRGGTIPQRLLLMNGELVQKRTGGEMWNASNRIARLAPDDEKAVELAYLCVLTRRPTPEENAHFTPRLKGTSGEARIDLISDLFWTLLNSAEFSWNH, encoded by the coding sequence ATGCGGCTGCGCGACGCGGGATTCCTTTGCGTGCTGATCGCCTGCGTGCTGGCGATGGGCCGCGGCGTGATCCGGTCGGCCTCGCCGACGCGGGGGGTGGAAGCCGCGCCGGTCGTCGCCAGGCCGGAGGTCGCGGCCAGGGTGGACGCGGCGTTTCGCGAGGAATGGCGGAAACGCGAGGTCGAGCCGGCCGCGAAGGCGCCCGACCTGGCCCTGATGCGGCGCCTGACCTTGGGGCTGACAGGGACCGTCCCGTCGCTGGAGGAGATCCGGCGGTTCGAGGCGGCCGAGCCCTCGACGCGCGTCGACGCCTGGCTGGAGGAGCTGCTCCGCGACCGCCGCTCGGCGGACTACCTGGCCGAGCGGTTCGCGCGGGCCTTCGTGGGGGTGGAGGACGGGCCGTTCGTGGTCTTCCGGCGGCGGCGGTTCACCACCTGGCTGAGCGACGCCCTGATGGCGAACCGGCCCTATTCGGCCATCGTCCGCGACCTGATCGCCGATCGCGGCATCTGGACAGACCGCCCGGCCGTGAACTTCGTCTCCGTCACCCGCGACGAGAAGACCGAGCGTCCCGACCCCGAACGCCTCGCCGCGCGGGTGACGCGGGCCTTTTTGGGCGTCCGGATCGACTGCGCCCAGTGCCACGACCACCCCTTCCAGCCCTGGAAGCAGGGCGACTTCCGGGGCCTCGCCGCGTTCTTCGGCGGGATCCGTTCCAACCTGCGGGGCGTTTCCGACGGCGAGATCGACTACCACCCGCTCGACCGCAAGACCAAGGAGCCGACCGACGTCGCGGCGGCGGTTCCCTCCAATCCCGAACTGCTGCCGGCCGAGGGCCCGCCCCGCGACCGGCTGGCGGCGTGGGTGGTCGACCCCCGCAACCCGTACTTCGCCAAGGCGGCCGTCAACCGCGTCTGGGCGATCCTCGTCGGCCGGCCGCTCGTCGACCCGATCGACGACATCCCGTCCGTCGCCGAGGCCCCCGCCGCCCTCGACCTTCTCGCCGCCGACTTCGTCGCCCACGGCTACGACCTCCGCCGGCTCATCCGCGCGATCGTCGCGACCGAGGCGTACCGGCTCGACAGCATCGACCTGCCCGAGGAGTCCGCGGCCCCCAACGACGAGACCTGGGCGGCCTTCCCGATGTCCCGGCTGCGGCCCGAGCAGGTCTCGGGCGCGGTGGGGCAGTCGGCGTCGCTGGCGACGCTCGGCCCTCGCACGCCCTGGGTCGCCCGCTTCATCGCCTACAACGAGGGCAACGACTTCGTCCGCCGCTACGGCGACGCCGGCGAGGACGAGTTCGCCCCGCGCGGCGGCACCATCCCCCAGCGGCTGCTGCTCATGAACGGCGAGCTGGTGCAGAAGCGGACCGGAGGCGAGATGTGGAACGCCTCCAACCGCATCGCCCGCCTCGCCCCCGACGACGAGAAGGCCGTCGAGCTGGCCTACCTCTGCGTCCTGACCCGCCGCCCCACCCCCGAGGAGAACGCGCACTTCACGCCGCGTCTCAAGGGGACCTCGGGCGAGGCCCGCATCGACCTGATCTCCGACCTGTTCTGGACGCTGCTCAACTCGGCCGAGTTCTCGTGGAACCATTGA
- a CDS encoding right-handed parallel beta-helix repeat-containing protein, whose amino-acid sequence MMRMLLSLITCLAVEVDVADDAQLRKALAEARPGTTIRIAPGRYAGGGFVRELRGEPNAPILIRGADPKRPPVIQGGTFGLQLSRVAHVELRDLIVAGASDNGINIDDGGELETPSHHVVLRNLTIRDIGPEGNHDGVKLSGLADFRVEGCTLERWGANGSGIDMVGCRRGEVVDSTFRHGDEVGSSGVQMKGGTRDVAVRRCRFEHAGQRAVNLGGSTGLPFFRPKPEGFEGKDLLVEDCTFVGSASPVAFVGVDGATVRRNTLYRPRYWAFRILQENRSPGFVLSRGGKFVDNLIVYRSDELRTAVNVGSGAAPETFTLAGNAWYALDDPAHSRPKLPVPEAGGVYGVEPHFVDAAKGDLRLDPKLPDPRASRRPAE is encoded by the coding sequence ATGATGCGAATGCTTCTCTCCCTGATCACGTGCCTGGCCGTCGAGGTCGACGTCGCCGACGACGCCCAGCTCCGCAAGGCGCTCGCCGAGGCCAGGCCTGGGACGACGATCCGGATCGCGCCCGGCCGGTACGCGGGGGGCGGGTTCGTCCGCGAGCTGCGCGGCGAGCCGAACGCGCCCATTCTGATCCGAGGGGCCGACCCAAAGCGGCCGCCGGTCATCCAGGGGGGGACGTTCGGGCTCCAGTTGTCGCGGGTCGCCCACGTCGAGCTGCGCGACCTGATCGTGGCGGGGGCGTCCGACAACGGGATCAACATCGACGACGGCGGCGAGTTGGAGACCCCGTCGCACCACGTCGTGCTGCGGAACCTGACGATCCGCGACATCGGCCCCGAGGGGAACCACGACGGCGTCAAGCTCTCGGGCCTGGCCGACTTCCGGGTCGAGGGCTGCACGCTGGAGCGCTGGGGGGCCAACGGGTCGGGGATCGACATGGTCGGCTGCCGCAGGGGCGAGGTCGTCGACAGCACGTTCCGCCACGGCGACGAGGTCGGCTCCAGCGGCGTGCAGATGAAGGGAGGCACGCGCGACGTGGCCGTCCGTCGCTGCCGTTTCGAGCACGCCGGCCAGCGTGCGGTCAACCTCGGCGGCAGTACCGGCCTCCCCTTCTTCCGGCCGAAGCCCGAGGGCTTCGAGGGCAAAGACCTGCTCGTCGAGGACTGCACGTTCGTCGGCTCGGCGTCCCCCGTCGCCTTCGTCGGCGTCGACGGCGCGACGGTCCGGCGCAACACGCTCTACCGGCCCCGCTACTGGGCCTTCCGCATCCTCCAGGAGAACCGCTCGCCGGGCTTCGTCCTGTCGCGCGGGGGCAAGTTCGTCGACAACCTGATCGTCTATCGCAGCGACGAGCTGCGGACGGCCGTCAACGTGGGCTCGGGCGCCGCTCCCGAGACCTTCACGCTCGCCGGCAACGCCTGGTACGCGCTCGACGACCCCGCCCACAGCCGCCCCAAGCTCCCCGTCCCCGAGGCCGGCGGCGTGTACGGCGTCGAGCCGCATTTCGTCGACGCCGCCAAGGGCGACCTGAGGCTGGACCCGAAGCTCCCGGACCCGCGTGCGAGCCGTCGGCCCGCGGAGTGA